One region of Micromonospora ureilytica genomic DNA includes:
- a CDS encoding siderophore-interacting protein, whose protein sequence is MTETLPIAPWRVFDVAVRAVRRLSPSFTRVTFTGTDLDRFADNGYDQRIKLALPLPGQRRGTLPDGADWYAAWRALPEHLRNPIRTYTVRAVRPHLAEVDVDLVLHGDSGPATRWARRASVGDEIALVGPDAGYDGNHGGVEFRQSTGGMLLLAGDETAVPAISSICERLPLDARGTVVLEVPDAADVLPLVAPPGVEVRWLSRGADGYGSRLVPAVVAAAGELLTPGASKADQPAPDVDVDTEILWEVPEEVASVPLYAWLAGEAGVIRNLRRHLVTERGLDRRAVAFMGYWRLGHVDAD, encoded by the coding sequence ATGACCGAGACCCTGCCCATCGCCCCGTGGCGCGTGTTCGACGTCGCCGTCCGCGCGGTACGCCGACTCAGCCCGTCCTTCACCCGGGTGACCTTCACCGGCACGGACCTGGACCGTTTCGCCGACAACGGTTACGACCAGCGGATCAAGCTGGCGCTGCCGCTGCCCGGTCAGCGCCGGGGGACCCTGCCGGACGGAGCGGACTGGTACGCGGCGTGGCGGGCCCTGCCGGAGCACCTGCGCAACCCGATACGGACGTACACGGTGCGGGCGGTCCGGCCGCACCTGGCCGAGGTCGACGTCGACCTGGTGCTGCACGGCGACAGTGGTCCGGCGACGCGCTGGGCTCGGCGGGCCAGCGTCGGCGACGAGATCGCCCTCGTCGGGCCGGACGCCGGCTACGACGGCAACCACGGCGGGGTCGAGTTTCGACAGTCGACCGGCGGCATGCTGCTGCTGGCCGGGGACGAGACCGCGGTGCCGGCGATCAGCAGCATCTGCGAGCGACTCCCCCTCGATGCCCGGGGCACCGTCGTGCTGGAGGTGCCCGACGCCGCCGACGTGTTGCCGCTGGTCGCGCCCCCCGGCGTCGAGGTCCGCTGGCTGTCCCGGGGCGCCGACGGGTACGGCAGCCGGCTGGTGCCCGCCGTCGTCGCCGCGGCCGGGGAACTGTTGACCCCCGGTGCGTCGAAGGCCGACCAGCCGGCGCCGGACGTGGACGTGGACACCGAGATCCTGTGGGAGGTGCCCGAGGAGGTGGCCTCCGTGCCGCTGTACGCGTGGCTGGCCGGGGAGGCCGGTGTCATCCGTAACCTGCGCCGGCACCTGGTCACCGAGCGAGGTCTGGACCGGCGGGCGGTCGCCTTCATGGGCTACTGGCGCCTCGGCCACGTCGACGCGGACTGA
- a CDS encoding SDR family oxidoreductase, which produces MTVDNITENGQEGIDRSRLEACLSVFEALEELPSDHPDVVRVQRATARLYKVIKQRRREERRDAILAADRAVTEATATGAPGRIDDETQGIPLASSAPGETAGFLHNPRGCYVCKQRYREVDAFYHQLCPSCAALNRERRDARTDLTGRRALLTGGRAKIGMYIALRLLRDGAHTTVTTRFPHDAVRRFAAMPDSGDWLHRLRVVGIDLRDPAQVIALADDVSGQGSLDILINNAAQTVRRSPGAYAQLIAAEAAALPDGPLPELITFAKPDGQGGPVGSLTAGPQSTALTPHALTALALTSGSASPERIAASTAIDAGGLVPDLDSVNSWVQRVQEVDPVELLEVQLCNVTAPFVLVSRLRPAMAAASARRKYVVNVSAMEGQFGRGYKGPGHPHTNMAKAALNMLTRTSAEEMLTDGILMTSVDTGWITDERPHPTKMRLADEGFHAPLDLVDGAARVYDPIVRGELGEDLYGCFLKDYAPCAW; this is translated from the coding sequence ATGACGGTGGACAACATTACCGAAAACGGTCAAGAGGGCATTGACCGAAGCCGGCTGGAGGCCTGCCTCAGCGTCTTCGAGGCGTTGGAGGAGCTGCCCTCCGACCACCCCGACGTGGTGCGGGTGCAGCGGGCCACCGCCCGGCTCTACAAGGTGATCAAGCAGCGGCGGCGGGAGGAGCGGCGGGACGCCATCCTCGCCGCCGACCGGGCGGTGACGGAGGCCACCGCCACCGGCGCTCCGGGGCGGATCGACGACGAGACGCAGGGCATTCCGCTCGCGTCCTCCGCCCCGGGCGAGACGGCGGGCTTCCTGCACAACCCCCGCGGCTGCTACGTCTGCAAGCAGCGCTACCGCGAGGTGGACGCCTTCTACCACCAGCTCTGCCCGTCCTGCGCCGCGCTCAACCGGGAGCGCCGTGACGCCCGTACCGACCTGACCGGCCGGCGCGCGCTGCTCACCGGCGGCCGGGCCAAGATCGGCATGTACATCGCGCTGCGCCTACTGCGCGACGGCGCGCACACGACGGTGACCACCCGGTTCCCGCACGACGCGGTCCGCCGCTTCGCCGCGATGCCCGACAGCGGGGACTGGCTGCACCGGCTGCGCGTCGTCGGCATCGACCTGCGCGACCCCGCCCAGGTGATCGCCCTCGCCGACGACGTCAGCGGCCAGGGCTCCCTCGACATCCTGATCAACAACGCGGCACAGACCGTCCGCCGGTCCCCCGGGGCGTACGCGCAGCTCATCGCCGCGGAGGCCGCGGCCCTGCCGGACGGCCCACTGCCGGAGCTGATCACGTTCGCCAAGCCGGACGGGCAGGGCGGCCCGGTGGGCAGCCTGACCGCCGGGCCACAGTCGACCGCGCTCACCCCGCACGCGCTCACCGCACTGGCACTGACCAGCGGCTCGGCCTCACCGGAGCGGATCGCGGCGTCCACGGCCATCGACGCCGGGGGTCTCGTGCCCGACCTCGACTCGGTCAACAGCTGGGTCCAGCGCGTGCAGGAGGTGGACCCGGTCGAGCTGCTCGAAGTGCAGCTGTGCAACGTCACCGCACCGTTCGTGCTGGTCAGCCGACTGCGCCCGGCGATGGCCGCCGCGTCGGCCCGCCGCAAGTACGTGGTGAACGTGTCGGCGATGGAGGGCCAGTTCGGCCGCGGTTACAAGGGGCCAGGGCACCCGCACACCAACATGGCCAAGGCTGCGCTGAACATGCTGACCCGCACCAGCGCCGAGGAGATGCTGACCGACGGCATCCTGATGACGAGCGTCGACACCGGCTGGATCACCGACGAACGCCCCCACCCGACGAAGATGCGGCTGGCCGACGAGGGCTTCCACGCCCCACTGGACCTGGTCGACGGCGCGGCCCGGGTGTACGACCCGATCGTCCGCGGCGAGCTGGGCGAGGACCTGTACGGCTGTTTCCTGAAGGACTACGCGCCCTGCGCCTGGTGA
- a CDS encoding heme-degrading domain-containing protein encodes MSADRESWPTLDELLREESELELAGLSETDAYELGMLAVAAATEQRLPVSVGVWRAGRQLFHCGLPGSTADNDAWLRRKGRVVMRFEHSSLYMARLCQDKQVTLAERFGLPASRYAAAGGAVPLRVRGTGVVGWVGVSGLPQLDDHRFVVDILRKLPR; translated from the coding sequence ATGTCAGCTGACCGTGAATCGTGGCCAACGCTGGACGAGCTGCTGCGCGAGGAGAGCGAGCTGGAGCTCGCGGGCCTGTCCGAGACCGACGCGTACGAGCTGGGGATGCTCGCCGTCGCCGCGGCGACCGAGCAGCGGCTGCCGGTCTCGGTGGGTGTGTGGCGGGCCGGGCGGCAGCTGTTCCACTGTGGCCTGCCGGGGTCGACGGCCGACAACGACGCGTGGCTGCGCCGCAAGGGCCGGGTCGTGATGCGGTTCGAGCACTCCTCGCTCTACATGGCCCGACTGTGCCAGGACAAGCAGGTGACGCTGGCCGAGAGGTTCGGCCTGCCGGCCTCGCGGTACGCGGCGGCCGGAGGCGCGGTGCCGCTGCGGGTGCGCGGCACCGGTGTGGTGGGCTGGGTCGGTGTCTCCGGGCTGCCGCAGCTGGACGACCACCGTTTCGTGGTCGACATTCTCCGCAAGCTCCCCCGGTAG
- a CDS encoding FAD-dependent oxidoreductase gives MSLSPSRVFAELNATRPPDQPSPTMGTAVVVGGSVAGLLAARVLSDHADTVVIIDRDDPQVPGARPGVPQGTQLHALLPGGLFQLERLFPGFREEALARGAVEAPPAARRNYLDGRLKVVVPDDADSLAGSRPLLEGLIRQQVLRLPNVKTITARATGLVFDGTAVSGVRCEVGGVPGVERADLVVDAMGRSSKLSDWLEQADWDRPVTRRMTVHLNYATALFRRPEVTPASTVVLALNTPRMATDVAGAAFFAIEDGRWMAMMAGYGDDRPGRTAEDFVRRLREQFPPEFGEVADQEMIGDVQTYHHADSRRRDFHALKRFPAGLISVGDAVASFNPVYGQGMTAAALHAACLSTYLRSGPDLRAPARHYLELQKVVVDAAWSLSTSADLALPHVDGPYPRGYRLASWASGQVIAATVTDVTTARRFNEVVSMRAHPRSLARPGVLLDALRANRRAH, from the coding sequence ATGTCCCTCTCCCCGTCCCGGGTCTTCGCAGAGCTGAATGCGACTCGACCCCCTGACCAGCCGTCCCCGACGATGGGAACGGCCGTGGTGGTCGGCGGCAGTGTCGCCGGTCTGTTGGCCGCGCGGGTGCTGTCCGACCACGCCGACACCGTCGTCATCATCGACCGAGACGACCCACAGGTGCCCGGCGCACGGCCCGGCGTACCCCAGGGGACTCAGCTGCACGCGCTGCTGCCCGGCGGCCTCTTCCAGCTGGAGCGGCTGTTTCCCGGATTCCGCGAGGAGGCACTGGCGCGCGGAGCGGTCGAGGCGCCGCCCGCGGCCCGGCGCAACTACCTCGACGGGCGTCTGAAGGTCGTCGTCCCCGACGACGCCGACAGTCTGGCGGGCAGCCGGCCGCTCCTGGAGGGCCTGATCCGCCAGCAGGTGCTTCGCCTGCCCAACGTCAAGACGATCACCGCCCGCGCCACCGGCCTCGTGTTCGACGGCACCGCGGTCAGCGGGGTCCGCTGCGAGGTCGGCGGGGTGCCCGGTGTCGAGCGCGCCGACCTCGTGGTGGACGCGATGGGGCGGTCCAGCAAACTGTCGGACTGGCTGGAGCAGGCCGACTGGGACCGGCCGGTCACCCGGCGGATGACCGTGCATCTCAACTACGCGACAGCCCTGTTCCGCCGTCCGGAGGTCACCCCGGCCTCGACGGTCGTGCTGGCGCTGAACACTCCGAGGATGGCGACGGACGTGGCCGGGGCCGCGTTCTTCGCCATTGAGGACGGCCGGTGGATGGCCATGATGGCCGGTTACGGCGACGACCGCCCGGGGCGCACCGCGGAGGACTTCGTCCGCCGCCTGCGGGAACAGTTCCCGCCGGAGTTCGGCGAAGTCGCCGACCAGGAGATGATCGGCGACGTCCAGACCTACCACCATGCCGACAGCCGGCGACGGGACTTCCACGCGCTCAAGCGGTTCCCAGCCGGCCTGATCAGCGTCGGTGACGCCGTCGCGTCGTTCAACCCGGTCTACGGGCAGGGCATGACGGCGGCGGCCCTACACGCGGCCTGCCTGTCGACGTACCTCCGGTCCGGCCCGGATCTGCGGGCGCCCGCGCGCCACTACCTCGAGCTTCAGAAGGTCGTGGTCGACGCCGCCTGGTCGCTCTCGACCTCGGCGGACCTGGCGTTGCCCCACGTCGACGGGCCCTACCCGCGCGGCTACCGGCTCGCCAGCTGGGCCAGCGGGCAGGTCATCGCCGCGACCGTCACGGACGTGACGACCGCGCGGCGGTTCAACGAGGTCGTCTCCATGCGCGCGCACCCGCGTTCACTGGCCCGGCCCGGCGTGCTCCTCGACGCCCTGCGCGCCAACCGACGCGCACACTGA
- a CDS encoding alpha/beta hydrolase — translation MHASRRRLLSVVAGVALAASLSAVAVPRAAEAATTPTYRPVIFVHGSAGSAAQFETQAKRLASNGYPIDIIEAHEYDSPNVATILPQVYAGLDARISRLLAATGADRVDLLAHSLGTFVSQAYLTSSTERAARVAHYVNLDGRTATSPPGGVPTLAIWGEGDPARAVVGATNVHLPDQSHTQTVSSAESFTEIFGFLRGRAPHTTRIVPQLFGATRVSGRAVLFPSNVGVTGATLEVYPVNPLTGGRLSHRPAHRLPLGGDGSFGPLPVLATARYEFAIVRPGAATHHFYFQPFLRSDSFLRLATSEPGEGLSGLVETSDRHTALTIQRQKEWWGDQGDAGDHLWINGRDVLNAANTPRVKRTIGIFAFDDGSDGVTDLTAPLPEFFGQTFITGMDVFIPATPAHLGLARITVGQRGGGYQVINVPNWKSSTDRVTVSVDDF, via the coding sequence ATGCACGCATCTCGCCGGAGGCTGCTCTCCGTGGTGGCCGGGGTCGCTCTCGCGGCCAGCCTGTCCGCCGTCGCCGTTCCACGCGCCGCCGAAGCCGCCACCACACCGACGTACCGTCCGGTGATCTTCGTGCACGGCAGCGCGGGATCGGCGGCGCAGTTCGAGACCCAGGCCAAACGGCTGGCCAGCAACGGGTATCCGATCGACATCATCGAAGCCCACGAGTACGACTCCCCGAACGTCGCGACGATCCTGCCCCAGGTGTACGCGGGCCTCGACGCACGAATCTCCCGCCTGCTGGCGGCCACCGGCGCGGACCGGGTCGACCTGCTCGCGCACTCACTGGGCACCTTCGTCTCGCAGGCTTACCTCACCAGCTCGACGGAGCGTGCCGCCCGGGTCGCGCACTACGTCAACCTGGACGGACGCACCGCGACCTCCCCGCCGGGTGGTGTGCCCACGCTGGCGATCTGGGGTGAGGGAGACCCGGCCCGCGCCGTCGTCGGGGCGACAAACGTGCACCTGCCGGACCAGTCGCACACCCAGACCGTGTCGTCGGCGGAGTCGTTCACCGAGATCTTCGGTTTCCTCCGGGGCCGCGCGCCCCACACGACTCGGATCGTGCCGCAACTCTTCGGCGCCACCCGGGTCTCCGGCCGCGCCGTGCTCTTCCCGAGCAACGTCGGCGTCACCGGCGCGACCCTCGAGGTCTACCCGGTCAACCCGCTGACCGGCGGCCGGCTGTCACACCGGCCCGCGCATCGGCTGCCGCTCGGTGGCGACGGCTCGTTCGGCCCCCTCCCGGTGCTCGCCACGGCCCGTTACGAGTTCGCCATCGTGCGCCCCGGCGCCGCGACGCACCACTTCTACTTCCAGCCGTTCCTCCGCTCGGATTCGTTCCTCCGCCTCGCGACCAGCGAGCCGGGCGAGGGCCTCAGCGGCCTGGTCGAGACCAGCGACCGGCACACGGCCCTGACGATCCAACGGCAGAAGGAGTGGTGGGGCGACCAGGGCGACGCCGGCGACCACCTCTGGATCAACGGCAGGGATGTCCTGAACGCGGCGAACACACCGCGCGTCAAGCGGACGATCGGCATCTTCGCCTTCGACGACGGCAGCGATGGCGTCACGGACCTGACGGCCCCGTTGCCGGAGTTCTTCGGTCAGACCTTCATCACCGGCATGGACGTCTTCATCCCGGCGACGCCGGCCCACCTCGGGCTGGCACGGATCACCGTGGGCCAACGCGGCGGCGGCTACCAGGTGATCAACGTGCCCAACTGGAAATCGAGCACCGACCGGGTGACGGTCAGCGTGGACGACTTCTGA
- a CDS encoding MFS transporter codes for MIELSRGRRLAALAALALGGVAVGLTEFVAMGLLPDIARGLLPHEYAQSSSGAVARAGWMITAYALGVVVGAPLIAALSARLPRKKLVLGLLVLFALGTVASALAPTFDLVLVARFAAALPHGAYFGAAGLLAATLMGPGNEARGFATVLGGLTVSNLVGVPLITRLGQTVDWRVAYLVIAGFFVLTLLAVLAVVPEVAAAVDGSPAAELRALRTSQVWLVAATGAVGFAGFFAVNTYIAPVTTDVTGLSAATVPWALVAVGLGMTVGNALGGWLADRDLQRSMVIGFVAMIVSIAVFSLVASTHVGLFVGAFLVGATSLYLGPVLQARLITVAPGAQLMGAALNQSAMNIANSLGAALGSVAIAAGLGYLAPARVGVALAVVGLILGLVSFAVGRRVRERVPATV; via the coding sequence GTGATCGAGTTGAGTAGAGGTCGACGGTTGGCGGCGCTTGCCGCTCTGGCACTGGGCGGCGTCGCTGTCGGCCTGACCGAGTTCGTGGCGATGGGCCTCCTGCCCGACATCGCCCGTGGTCTGCTCCCGCACGAGTACGCGCAATCGTCGTCGGGCGCGGTCGCCCGTGCGGGCTGGATGATCACCGCGTACGCGCTCGGCGTGGTCGTCGGCGCGCCGCTGATCGCCGCGTTGAGCGCGCGCCTGCCCCGCAAGAAGCTCGTCCTCGGGCTGCTCGTGTTGTTCGCCCTCGGTACTGTCGCCTCCGCGCTCGCCCCCACCTTCGACCTGGTGCTGGTGGCCCGGTTCGCGGCGGCGCTGCCGCACGGGGCGTACTTCGGTGCGGCCGGTCTGCTCGCGGCGACCCTGATGGGCCCCGGTAACGAGGCCCGTGGTTTCGCCACCGTGCTCGGCGGTCTGACCGTGAGCAACCTGGTGGGCGTACCCCTCATCACGCGGCTCGGGCAGACGGTCGACTGGCGTGTCGCGTACCTCGTCATCGCCGGCTTCTTTGTGCTCACCCTGCTGGCGGTGCTGGCGGTCGTGCCGGAGGTCGCCGCGGCGGTCGACGGCTCGCCGGCCGCCGAGTTGCGGGCGTTGCGGACGTCGCAGGTCTGGTTGGTCGCCGCCACCGGCGCGGTCGGCTTCGCGGGGTTCTTCGCGGTGAACACCTACATCGCTCCGGTCACCACCGACGTCACCGGCCTCTCCGCCGCGACGGTGCCGTGGGCGTTGGTCGCGGTGGGTCTCGGGATGACCGTCGGGAACGCCCTGGGCGGCTGGCTGGCGGACCGCGACCTGCAGCGGAGCATGGTCATCGGCTTCGTGGCGATGATCGTGAGCATCGCCGTGTTCAGCCTCGTGGCGTCGACACACGTCGGCCTGTTCGTGGGCGCGTTCCTGGTCGGTGCGACAAGCCTCTATCTCGGCCCGGTCCTGCAGGCGCGTCTGATCACCGTCGCCCCGGGAGCGCAACTGATGGGCGCGGCGCTCAACCAGTCCGCCATGAACATCGCGAACAGCCTGGGCGCCGCCCTGGGCAGCGTCGCCATCGCCGCCGGACTCGGTTACCTCGCGCCGGCCCGGGTGGGCGTCGCCCTGGCGGTCGTCGGGTTGATCCTGGGACTGGTCAGCTTCGCCGTCGGGCGACGAGTGCGCGAGCGGGTCCCGGCCACCGTCTGA